TTTGACTATGAACTATTTTAAATTACCATTTTTATCTTCTCTCTACCTTCATAAATACATCTTCCACTGCTCAGCGATAGAAAAAATTCTTTTAGCAAAATATAAAGGTTCAATAATAAGAGGAAGTTTTGGTAAAACTCTAAAAAACATAGTTTGTATAAACAGAAAAGCAAGCCGTTGTAAAAACTGCAAAAATAGGGAAGAGTGTCTTTATGTTTATATTTTTGATACAATGCCCGTAGCCAACGACCCAAACAGCAGAAAATACGCTACCCCTCCAAGACCTTTTATTATTCTACCACCTTTAACAAAAAAAACTACTTATGAAAAACACGAACCTCTTTCTTTTGAAGTAACGTTATTCGGAAAATCCAACAAACACCTTCCATATTTTATAAAAACATTTGAAGAAATGGGTAAAAACGGTATAGGAGACAACAACGGGAGATTTAAAATTAAAGGGATAGATTTAGTTATGCCAAACGGAGATATTGAAGATTTTATATCTTTAATAAACAACAATTCAAATACTTCTTCAAGTTCAAGCAGAATTGATTTAAACTCAATCAAACCTTTTTTTCCAAAGTTTACCGATAACAAAATTAGCGTTTCTTTTGAGACCCCTTTAAGGTATGAAAGTAAGGGTAAACTAATAAAAACCTCTCCTACATTTGATACAATAATAGAAGGACTCTTAAGAAGAATTTTTCTGTTATCTTACTTTCATTGTGGTGAAAACAGTAGTATGCCAGATATAAATATAAAGAAAGAGGTCTTAATTAAAAAAAATTATCTTAAATGG
The bacterium DNA segment above includes these coding regions:
- the cas6 gene encoding CRISPR system precrRNA processing endoribonuclease RAMP protein Cas6, giving the protein MFSKTINIKTDSYLTMNYFKLPFLSSLYLHKYIFHCSAIEKILLAKYKGSIIRGSFGKTLKNIVCINRKASRCKNCKNREECLYVYIFDTMPVANDPNSRKYATPPRPFIILPPLTKKTTYEKHEPLSFEVTLFGKSNKHLPYFIKTFEEMGKNGIGDNNGRFKIKGIDLVMPNGDIEDFISLINNNSNTSSSSSRIDLNSIKPFFPKFTDNKISVSFETPLRYESKGKLIKTSPTFDTIIEGLLRRIFLLSYFHCGENSSMPDINIKKEVLIKKNYLKWVDIARYSFRKKKELPTGGLMGTIIYQGNISPYLKILKLGEYLHLGKYTVFGNGKYRIF